One window of Ralstonia pickettii DTP0602 genomic DNA carries:
- a CDS encoding phosphatidylserine/phosphatidylglycerophosphate cardiolipin synthase (K06132: ybhO; putative cardiolipin synthase [EC:2.7.8.-]), which yields MCTRRLPSGNLSDNLGMSRISPSAPAARPGAPADRAAGQTAHDLAAAADAAMRDPAAHGDPAQRHRMLRWTWRRGRPTSGNTVRLLRGGQDFFPALIAAIDQAVFQVILETYIYADDEVGRAVSDALIRAAARGVSVRVTVDGFGAGDMPAEMAERLSASGVQLRVYRVLRGFRLARRHLRRLHRKLAVIDRREAFVGGINIIDDHNHGPFEGANLGPRYDFAVQVSGPLVDHIALTAERLWWRLSLRDVHGSDRAAAVAEYPLVTDLPPRPEPQGGVRAALLLRDNLRNRRTIEREYLRALGAARHDVILANAYFLPGHKMRRALLACRRRGVRVRLLLQGMVEYRLQHYATHALYASLLEAGVEIYEYADSFLHAKVGVVDEAWATVGSSNMDPFSLLLAREANVAVYDAAFAAELRAALERAIAHRSVRVMPEVHARRSPLHRFANWSAYMLLRLGVIIAGVTGRY from the coding sequence ATGTGCACGCGGCGCCTTCCGTCGGGAAATCTGTCCGATAATCTCGGCATGTCACGGATATCCCCCTCCGCCCCCGCCGCGCGTCCAGGGGCTCCGGCGGACCGTGCGGCCGGCCAGACCGCGCACGACCTCGCCGCCGCCGCCGATGCCGCCATGCGCGACCCGGCAGCCCATGGCGATCCCGCGCAGCGCCACCGCATGCTGCGCTGGACCTGGCGCCGCGGCAGGCCCACCTCCGGCAACACGGTGCGGCTGCTGCGCGGCGGCCAGGACTTCTTCCCGGCGCTGATCGCCGCGATCGACCAGGCCGTGTTCCAGGTGATCCTGGAAACCTACATCTATGCTGATGACGAGGTTGGCCGCGCGGTCAGCGACGCGCTGATCCGCGCCGCCGCGCGCGGCGTGTCGGTGCGCGTGACGGTGGACGGCTTCGGCGCCGGCGACATGCCCGCCGAGATGGCCGAGCGGCTGAGCGCCAGCGGCGTGCAGTTGCGCGTCTACCGCGTGCTGCGCGGCTTCCGGCTGGCGCGGCGCCACCTGCGTCGCCTGCACCGCAAGCTCGCGGTGATCGACCGGCGCGAGGCCTTTGTCGGCGGCATCAATATCATCGACGACCACAACCACGGCCCGTTCGAGGGAGCCAATCTCGGGCCGCGCTACGACTTCGCCGTGCAAGTGAGCGGGCCGCTGGTGGACCACATCGCGCTGACCGCCGAGCGGCTCTGGTGGCGGCTGTCGCTGCGCGACGTGCACGGCAGCGACCGCGCCGCCGCGGTGGCCGAATACCCTCTTGTCACCGACCTGCCGCCGCGACCGGAGCCGCAAGGCGGCGTGCGCGCGGCGCTGCTGCTGCGCGACAACCTGCGCAACCGCCGCACCATCGAGCGTGAATACCTGCGCGCGCTGGGCGCCGCGCGCCACGACGTGATCCTCGCCAACGCCTACTTCCTGCCCGGCCACAAGATGCGCCGCGCGCTGCTGGCCTGCCGCCGGCGCGGCGTGCGCGTGCGACTGCTGTTGCAGGGGATGGTCGAATACCGGCTGCAGCACTACGCCACGCACGCGCTGTACGCTTCGCTGCTCGAGGCCGGCGTCGAGATCTACGAATATGCCGACAGCTTCCTGCATGCCAAGGTCGGCGTGGTCGACGAAGCCTGGGCCACGGTGGGATCGAGCAATATGGACCCGTTCAGCCTGCTGCTGGCGCGCGAAGCCAATGTCGCCGTTTATGATGCGGCCTTTGCCGCGGAGCTGCGCGCGGCGCTGGAGCGCGCCATTGCGCACCGCAGTGTGCGCGTGATGCCCGAGGTGCATGCGCGCCGCTCGCCGCTGCACCGGTTCGCCAACTGGTCGGCCTATATGTTGTTGCGCCTGGGTGTCATCATTGCGGGCGTGACCGGCCGCTACTGA
- a CDS encoding endonuclease (K06896: K06896) has protein sequence MKLRVVTYNIHKGVTGISRRPRIQNVRAGLHAMDADIVFLQEVQDRNDRLVAAALFDPEHTQLNYLATDAYPHSVYGRNAVYEHGHHGNAILSRHPILMSENLDISDHRFEQRGLLHAVADVHGIETHLICVHFGLFARSRARQAEALVERVRTVVPNGVPLVIAGDFNDWNHRLDAQICNTLGAVEASHARGGRLHTFPSHMPWWQLDRIYVRGYEIERAHALTGRDWAQRSDHVPLVAELGHPQGEGDVTPAPADKAA, from the coding sequence ATGAAGCTGCGCGTGGTCACCTACAACATCCACAAGGGGGTGACCGGCATCTCGCGGCGACCGCGCATCCAGAACGTGCGCGCGGGCCTGCATGCGATGGATGCGGACATCGTGTTCCTGCAGGAAGTGCAGGACCGCAACGACCGGCTGGTGGCGGCGGCGCTGTTCGATCCCGAGCACACCCAGCTCAACTACCTGGCCACCGATGCCTACCCGCATTCCGTCTACGGGCGCAATGCGGTCTATGAGCACGGCCATCACGGCAACGCGATCCTGTCGCGCCATCCGATCCTGATGTCCGAAAACCTCGATATTTCCGATCACCGTTTCGAACAGCGCGGGCTGCTGCATGCGGTGGCCGATGTCCATGGCATCGAAACCCACCTGATCTGCGTGCACTTCGGCCTGTTCGCCCGCAGCCGCGCGCGCCAGGCCGAGGCGCTGGTCGAGCGCGTGCGCACCGTGGTGCCGAACGGCGTGCCGCTGGTCATCGCCGGCGATTTCAACGACTGGAACCACCGCCTCGACGCGCAGATCTGCAATACGCTTGGCGCAGTGGAGGCCTCGCACGCGCGCGGCGGGCGGCTGCACACTTTTCCCAGCCATATGCCGTGGTGGCAGCTCGACCGCATCTATGTGCGCGGCTACGAGATCGAGCGTGCACACGCCCTGACGGGCCGCGACTGGGCCCAGCGCTCGGACCACGTGCCGCTGGTGGCGGAGCTGGGCCATCCGCAGGGCGAAGGGGACGTAACGCCGGCACCGGCCGACAAGGCGGCCTGA
- a CDS encoding aspartyl-tRNA synthetase (K01876: DARS, aspS; aspartyl-tRNA synthetase [EC:6.1.1.12]): MSSMRTHYCGLVTEQFSGQEVALTGWVQRRRDHGGVIFIDLRDREGLVQVVCDPDRPEMFKAAEEIRNEFCIRVTGKVRPRPAGTENANLTSGKIEVLCHELTVLNPSVTPPFQLDDDNLSETTRLTHRVLDLRRPQMQYNLRLRYKVAMEVRKYLDAQGFIDIETPMLGKSTPEGARDYLVPSRVNPGHFFALPQSPQIFKQMLMVSGFDRYYQITKCFRDEDLRADRQPEFTQIDCETSFLSEQEIRDLFEDMMRTVFKNAIDVDLDAFPVMEFREAMARFGSDKPDLRVKLEFTELTEVMKDVDFKVFSGPANSDNGRVVGLRVPGGGQISRGEIDAYTQFVGIYGAKGLAWIKVNEVAKGRDGLQSPIVKNLHDAAIDEILKRTGAQDGDIIFFGADKAKVVNDSIGALRLKIGHSDFGKANGLFEDAWKPLWVVDFPMFEYDEEDARWVAMHHPFTSPKDEHLEYLETDPGKCLAKAYDMVLNGWEMGGGSVRIFRADVQSKVFRALNINDDEARAKFGYLLDALQYGAPPHGGLAFGLDRIVTMMAGADSIRDVIAFPKTQRAQDLLTQAPSSVDEKQLRELHIRLRAAEPKPTA; the protein is encoded by the coding sequence ATGTCCTCCATGCGTACTCACTACTGCGGTCTGGTGACCGAACAATTCTCGGGCCAGGAAGTGGCCCTGACCGGCTGGGTCCAGCGCCGCCGCGACCATGGCGGCGTGATCTTCATCGACCTGCGTGACCGCGAAGGCCTGGTGCAGGTGGTGTGCGACCCGGACCGCCCGGAGATGTTCAAGGCCGCCGAAGAGATCCGCAATGAGTTCTGCATCCGCGTCACCGGCAAGGTCCGTCCGCGTCCGGCCGGCACCGAGAACGCCAACCTGACCTCGGGCAAGATCGAAGTGCTGTGCCACGAGCTGACCGTGCTGAACCCGTCGGTCACACCCCCGTTCCAGCTCGACGACGACAACCTGTCGGAAACCACGCGCCTGACGCACCGCGTGCTGGACCTGCGCCGCCCGCAGATGCAGTACAACCTGCGCCTGCGCTACAAGGTGGCGATGGAAGTGCGCAAGTACCTGGACGCCCAGGGCTTTATCGACATCGAGACCCCGATGCTGGGCAAGAGCACGCCCGAAGGCGCGCGCGACTACCTGGTGCCGTCGCGGGTGAACCCGGGCCACTTCTTCGCGCTGCCGCAGTCGCCGCAGATCTTCAAGCAGATGCTGATGGTCTCGGGCTTCGACCGCTACTACCAGATCACCAAGTGCTTCCGCGACGAAGACCTGCGCGCCGACCGCCAGCCCGAGTTCACGCAGATCGACTGCGAGACCTCGTTCCTGAGCGAGCAGGAGATCCGCGACCTGTTCGAGGACATGATGCGCACGGTGTTCAAGAACGCGATCGACGTCGACCTGGACGCCTTCCCGGTGATGGAGTTCCGCGAGGCCATGGCCCGCTTCGGCTCGGACAAGCCTGACCTGCGCGTCAAGCTGGAATTCACCGAGCTGACCGAAGTGATGAAGGACGTCGACTTCAAGGTGTTCTCGGGCCCGGCCAACAGCGACAACGGCCGCGTGGTCGGCCTGCGCGTGCCGGGCGGCGGCCAGATCTCGCGCGGCGAAATCGACGCCTACACCCAGTTCGTCGGCATCTACGGCGCCAAGGGCCTGGCCTGGATCAAGGTCAACGAAGTGGCCAAGGGCCGCGACGGCCTGCAGTCGCCGATCGTCAAGAACCTGCACGATGCCGCCATCGATGAAATCCTGAAGCGCACCGGCGCCCAGGACGGCGACATCATCTTCTTCGGCGCCGACAAGGCCAAGGTCGTCAACGACTCGATCGGCGCGCTGCGCCTGAAGATCGGCCATTCCGACTTCGGCAAGGCAAACGGCCTGTTCGAGGACGCCTGGAAGCCGCTGTGGGTGGTCGACTTCCCGATGTTCGAGTACGACGAGGAAGACGCCCGCTGGGTGGCGATGCACCACCCGTTCACCAGCCCCAAGGACGAGCACCTGGAATACCTGGAGACCGACCCGGGCAAGTGCCTGGCCAAGGCCTACGACATGGTGCTGAACGGCTGGGAAATGGGCGGCGGCTCGGTGCGGATCTTCCGTGCCGACGTGCAGAGCAAGGTGTTCCGCGCGCTCAACATCAACGACGATGAAGCCCGCGCCAAGTTCGGCTACCTGCTGGACGCGCTGCAGTACGGCGCGCCCCCGCACGGCGGCCTGGCCTTCGGCCTCGACCGTATCGTCACGATGATGGCCGGCGCCGACTCGATCCGCGACGTGATCGCCTTCCCCAAGACCCAGCGTGCCCAGGACCTGCTGACCCAGGCCCCGAGCTCGGTCGACGAGAAGCAGTTGCGCGAGCTGCATATCCGCCTGCGCGCCGCCGAGCCCAAGCCGACGGCCTGA
- a CDS encoding tat pathway signal sequence: MKAPGTREKFVNLDVDLIRQFLLAHDQTIITWLVAGLLMMLLARFELRRAVRRSAQAMSESVATTVAACVPDIAHAVQSAAPAAAAEPVEQQRADALRRLALDTVGAVMTRGRWLDELGNLRLADDALLPGQRAGGADPLLVVAPQPVVQAYLGAQRVFEDEAAQVQGLRRDAQRLQESLHALDAEAAHIEHETGSIVLRFEQVNAQAAQGVDGGDYQRFLIQKYNTLGQREKEIAQERGRLQAEARHRADALAEQAHAASQRYRRALAPLMDQLRAAWGHGDSPQVFDTWQRSTDPFYIPPHSAPHSARDAA, encoded by the coding sequence ATGAAGGCTCCCGGCACTCGGGAGAAATTCGTGAACCTGGATGTCGACCTGATCCGCCAGTTCCTGCTGGCCCATGACCAAACCATCATCACCTGGCTGGTGGCGGGATTGCTGATGATGCTGCTGGCGCGCTTCGAACTGCGCCGCGCCGTGCGCCGCTCGGCGCAGGCGATGTCCGAATCGGTGGCCACCACCGTGGCGGCGTGCGTGCCCGATATCGCCCACGCGGTGCAGTCGGCTGCGCCCGCGGCGGCGGCCGAGCCGGTGGAACAGCAGCGCGCCGATGCGCTGCGCCGGCTGGCGCTGGATACCGTCGGCGCGGTGATGACGCGCGGCCGCTGGCTCGACGAACTGGGCAACCTGCGGCTGGCCGATGACGCGCTGCTGCCCGGCCAGCGTGCCGGCGGCGCCGACCCGCTGCTGGTGGTAGCGCCGCAGCCAGTGGTGCAGGCCTACCTGGGCGCGCAGCGCGTGTTCGAGGACGAGGCCGCCCAAGTGCAGGGGCTGCGCCGCGACGCCCAGAGGCTGCAGGAATCTTTGCACGCCCTGGACGCCGAAGCCGCGCATATCGAGCACGAAACCGGCAGCATCGTGCTGCGTTTCGAGCAGGTCAACGCGCAGGCCGCGCAGGGTGTGGATGGCGGCGATTACCAGCGCTTCCTGATCCAGAAGTACAACACGCTGGGCCAGCGCGAGAAGGAGATCGCACAGGAGCGGGGCCGGCTGCAGGCCGAAGCCCGGCACCGCGCCGATGCACTGGCCGAGCAGGCCCATGCCGCATCGCAACGCTACCGCCGCGCGCTCGCGCCGCTGATGGACCAGTTGCGCGCCGCATGGGGCCATGGCGATTCGCCGCAGGTGTTCGATACCTGGCAACGCAGTACCGATCCTTTCTACATCCCACCACACAGCGCACCACACAGCGCGCGCGACGCCGCATAA
- a CDS encoding molybdopterin-guanine dinucleotide biosynthesis protein MobB (K03753: mobB; molybdopterin-guanine dinucleotide biosynthesis protein B), whose protein sequence is MKVFGITGSSGSGKTTLLDQLIPCFVAAGLRVAGVKHTHHGFDPDTPGKDSWRMREAGCANVVLVGARHLTLMRHYPEAVPSPELDDALAVLPPDTDLVLVEGYKRSDFPKLEVYRPALGRTPLWDEVPGVVAVASDEPAAVSAMTSLPVLDLNDTQAVFAFIRDYPAVGR, encoded by the coding sequence GTGAAGGTATTCGGCATTACCGGCTCGTCCGGCAGCGGCAAGACTACGCTGCTCGACCAGCTCATTCCCTGCTTCGTCGCCGCCGGCCTGCGCGTGGCCGGCGTCAAGCACACCCATCACGGCTTCGATCCCGACACGCCCGGCAAGGATTCCTGGCGCATGCGCGAGGCCGGCTGCGCCAATGTCGTGCTGGTCGGCGCGCGCCATCTGACGCTGATGCGCCACTACCCGGAAGCGGTGCCCTCGCCCGAACTGGACGACGCGCTGGCGGTGCTCCCGCCGGATACCGACCTGGTGCTGGTGGAGGGCTACAAGCGCAGTGATTTCCCGAAGCTGGAGGTCTACCGCCCGGCGCTGGGACGCACGCCGCTGTGGGACGAGGTACCGGGCGTGGTGGCCGTGGCCAGCGACGAGCCGGCGGCGGTCTCGGCAATGACCTCGCTGCCGGTGCTGGATCTGAACGACACGCAGGCGGTGTTCGCCTTTATCCGCGACTACCCGGCCGTCGGACGCTGA
- a CDS encoding dihydroneopterin triphosphate pyrophosphatase (K08310: ntpA, nudB; dATP pyrophosphohydrolase [EC:3.6.1.-]), whose amino-acid sequence MPYKIPESVLVVIYTPDLQVLLLERADRPGFWQSVTGSLDTLDEPLALTAAREVAEETGIIASEHQLTDWGHSIQYEIYPQWRHRYADGITRNTEHWFGLRVHEVLPVTLAPLEHLQYQWLPWEQAAQQCFSSSNAEAIRQLAWRAEGAEGSGGRQAACGAQP is encoded by the coding sequence ATGCCCTACAAGATCCCGGAATCCGTGCTGGTGGTGATTTACACGCCAGATCTTCAAGTCCTGCTGCTGGAACGCGCCGACCGCCCCGGCTTCTGGCAATCCGTGACCGGCAGCCTCGATACCCTGGATGAACCGCTGGCACTGACCGCGGCGCGCGAAGTGGCCGAGGAAACCGGCATCATCGCCAGCGAGCACCAGCTCACCGACTGGGGCCATTCGATCCAGTACGAAATCTACCCGCAGTGGCGCCACCGCTACGCCGATGGCATCACGCGCAATACCGAACACTGGTTCGGCCTGCGCGTGCATGAGGTGCTGCCGGTGACGCTGGCGCCGCTCGAACACCTGCAATACCAGTGGCTGCCATGGGAGCAGGCCGCGCAGCAGTGCTTTTCCAGCAGCAATGCGGAAGCGATCCGCCAGCTCGCCTGGCGCGCTGAAGGGGCTGAAGGGTCCGGCGGGCGGCAGGCGGCGTGCGGAGCGCAACCATGA